A genomic stretch from Theropithecus gelada isolate Dixy chromosome 2, Tgel_1.0, whole genome shotgun sequence includes:
- the VHL gene encoding von Hippel-Lindau disease tumor suppressor isoform X1, giving the protein MPRRAENWDEAEAGAEEAGAEEYGPEEGGREESGAEESGPEESGPEELGAEEEMEAGRPLPVLRSVNSREPSQVIFCNRSPRVVLPLWLNFDGEPQPYPTLPPGTGRRIHSYRGHLWLFRDAGTHDGLLVNQTELFVPSLNVDGQPIFANITLPVYTLKERCLQVVRSLVTPENYRRLDIVRSLYEDLEDHPNVQKDLERLTQEHIANQRMGD; this is encoded by the exons ATGCCCCGGAGGGCGGAGAACTGGgacgaggccgaggcaggcgcgGAGGAGGCAGGCGCCGAAGAGTACGGCCCTGAAGAGGGCGGCCGGGAGGAGTCGGGCGCCGAGGAGTCCGGCCCGGAAGAGTCCGGTCCGGAGGAACTGGGCGCCGaggaggagatggaggcaggGCGGCCGCTGCCCGTGCTGCGCTCGGTGAACTCGCGCGAGCCCTCCCAGGTCATCTTCTGCAACCGCAGCCCGCGCGTCGTGCTGCCCCTATGGCTCAACTTCGACGGCGAGCCGCAGCCCTACCCAACGCTGCCGCCTGGCACGGGCCGCCGCATCCACAGCTACCGAG GTCACCTTTGGCTCTTCAGAGATGCAGGGACACACGATGGGCTTCTGGTTAACCAAACTGAATTATTTGTGCCATCTCTCAATGTTGACGGACAGCCTATTTTTGCCAATATTACACTGCCAG TGTATACTCTGAAAGAACGATGCCTCCAGGTTGTCCGGAGCCTAGTCACGCCTGAGAATTACAGGAGACTGGACATTGTCAGGTCGCTCTACGAAGATCTGGAAGACCACCCAAATGTGCAGAAAGACCTGGAGCGGCTGACGCAGGAGCACATTGCAAATCAACGGATGGGAGATTGA
- the VHL gene encoding von Hippel-Lindau disease tumor suppressor isoform X2, with product MPRRAENWDEAEAGAEEAGAEEYGPEEGGREESGAEESGPEESGPEELGAEEEMEAGRPLPVLRSVNSREPSQVIFCNRSPRVVLPLWLNFDGEPQPYPTLPPGTGRRIHSYRVYTLKERCLQVVRSLVTPENYRRLDIVRSLYEDLEDHPNVQKDLERLTQEHIANQRMGD from the exons ATGCCCCGGAGGGCGGAGAACTGGgacgaggccgaggcaggcgcgGAGGAGGCAGGCGCCGAAGAGTACGGCCCTGAAGAGGGCGGCCGGGAGGAGTCGGGCGCCGAGGAGTCCGGCCCGGAAGAGTCCGGTCCGGAGGAACTGGGCGCCGaggaggagatggaggcaggGCGGCCGCTGCCCGTGCTGCGCTCGGTGAACTCGCGCGAGCCCTCCCAGGTCATCTTCTGCAACCGCAGCCCGCGCGTCGTGCTGCCCCTATGGCTCAACTTCGACGGCGAGCCGCAGCCCTACCCAACGCTGCCGCCTGGCACGGGCCGCCGCATCCACAGCTACCGAG TGTATACTCTGAAAGAACGATGCCTCCAGGTTGTCCGGAGCCTAGTCACGCCTGAGAATTACAGGAGACTGGACATTGTCAGGTCGCTCTACGAAGATCTGGAAGACCACCCAAATGTGCAGAAAGACCTGGAGCGGCTGACGCAGGAGCACATTGCAAATCAACGGATGGGAGATTGA